One stretch of Bacteroidia bacterium DNA includes these proteins:
- a CDS encoding ATP-grasp domain-containing protein, translated as MNKSSLNILITGGGAPGAEGIIRCLREIPHVHITACDKNSEAYGKYLADAFFVIPDADESTFIQSVLSICKEMQIQIVLPLVTRELIYFSRALSLFENESVKVLVSNLTSLTIANDKGLLYQTLSENGMVSPDFKRVKDFQAMKTAIMQFGYPDKKVIVKPCVSNGLRGFRILDSNIDELDLMLHYKPDARYISLQRLEDIFAHNAIPDYLVSEYLPGEEFTIDVLAQNGKVLQIIPRLRLETRGGISTRGEMIKHAEIIHYVTQIIELLNLSWLVGVQVKKAVDGIFKILEINPRVQGTTVACLGAGINFPRLAVELALYGAFEYKEPQWGTKFFRHWNEVYY; from the coding sequence ATGAATAAAAGCAGCTTAAATATCTTGATAACCGGAGGCGGAGCTCCGGGTGCAGAGGGGATTATACGTTGCTTGCGTGAGATTCCACATGTTCATATAACCGCTTGTGATAAAAATTCGGAAGCTTATGGAAAATACTTGGCGGATGCATTCTTTGTTATTCCCGATGCAGACGAAAGTACTTTCATTCAATCCGTTTTGAGTATTTGTAAGGAAATGCAGATTCAGATTGTATTACCTTTGGTAACAAGAGAACTGATTTATTTTAGCCGAGCTTTAAGTCTTTTTGAAAATGAGTCAGTAAAAGTTCTTGTTTCGAATCTGACTTCGCTAACAATTGCGAACGACAAGGGTTTGCTGTATCAAACCCTTTCAGAAAACGGTATGGTGTCACCTGATTTTAAACGGGTGAAAGATTTTCAAGCAATGAAAACCGCAATCATGCAGTTTGGGTATCCTGATAAAAAAGTGATTGTGAAACCCTGTGTCAGCAATGGATTGCGAGGGTTTAGAATCCTCGACTCCAATATTGATGAATTGGATTTGATGTTGCATTATAAACCTGATGCTCGTTATATTAGCTTGCAACGTTTGGAAGATATTTTTGCACATAATGCTATACCGGATTATCTTGTCAGTGAATATCTGCCTGGTGAAGAATTTACAATTGATGTTCTAGCACAAAATGGCAAAGTGCTTCAAATAATTCCCAGACTGAGACTTGAAACAAGAGGCGGAATTAGCACTAGAGGTGAAATGATTAAACATGCTGAAATTATACATTATGTTACTCAAATCATTGAACTGCTCAACCTCAGTTGGTTGGTTGGTGTTCAGGTGAAAAAAGCCGTTGATGGCATTTTCAAAATATTGGAAATTAATCCAAGAGTACAAGGAACCACTGTGGCTTGTTTGGGTGCAGGTATAAATTTCCCGAGATTGGCGGTAGAGTTGGCTCTGTATGGTGCTTTTGAATACAAAGAGCCTCAATGGGGTACAAAATTCTTTAGACATTGGAATGAAGTCTATTACTGA
- a CDS encoding DNA/RNA non-specific endonuclease, whose amino-acid sequence MKKVVFLSVLFVVVFMFLLLFACGQFRQVPVNPTSIPDVNTDSSVISIVSQDLEEVTQDTVMDNTTNYPAHNPYSYYYSTLSDSLLLHVGSGIPYDSDSSDDFLIFRSQYAISYNPRKGVPNWASWYLDSTWFGPVSRFKGNFLTDFSLPDSVYKVTHKYYTNTGFDRGHLVQSHQRTRNYEDNKSTFYMTNVFPQTPDLNRGVSLKFENFCETLCKDSGYRLFIIAGGVYHQNLTLKDSGLVAIPDSCYKIVLVTSNVNKTIDSTAHVYAVMMPNIDGVRNDDWKQYQTTVKQIENSTGYNFFDRLSTELQSFLEGE is encoded by the coding sequence ATGAAAAAGGTTGTTTTCCTATCTGTATTGTTTGTTGTAGTATTTATGTTCCTACTCTTGTTTGCATGCGGACAATTCAGACAAGTACCTGTGAACCCTACATCAATACCGGATGTAAATACAGATTCTTCTGTCATTTCCATAGTGTCACAGGATTTAGAAGAAGTTACACAGGATACAGTGATGGATAATACCACAAATTACCCTGCACATAATCCATATTCATATTACTATTCTACTTTATCTGACTCTTTACTTTTGCATGTAGGAAGTGGAATTCCGTATGATTCTGATTCAAGTGACGATTTTCTGATTTTTAGATCTCAATACGCGATTTCGTATAATCCGCGTAAAGGTGTGCCTAATTGGGCAAGTTGGTATCTGGATTCAACTTGGTTTGGTCCTGTGAGTAGATTTAAAGGTAATTTTTTGACTGATTTTTCTTTGCCTGATTCGGTATATAAGGTTACACATAAGTATTACACAAATACCGGTTTTGATAGGGGGCATTTGGTACAAAGTCATCAACGAACCAGGAATTATGAAGATAATAAATCGACTTTTTACATGACCAATGTTTTTCCGCAGACACCGGATTTGAACAGAGGTGTTTCGTTAAAGTTTGAAAATTTCTGTGAAACCTTATGTAAAGACAGTGGATATCGCCTTTTTATCATTGCCGGAGGTGTTTATCACCAAAATCTCACATTGAAAGATTCCGGTTTAGTTGCTATTCCTGATTCCTGTTATAAAATTGTACTTGTTACTTCAAATGTGAACAAAACGATTGATTCAACTGCTCATGTCTATGCTGTGATGATGCCAAATATTGATGGTGTCAGAAATGACGATTGGAAACAGTATCAAACAACTGTTAAACAAATTGAGAACAGTACAGGGTACAATTTCTTTGACCGCTTGTCAACGGAATTGCAATCTTTTCTTGAAGGAGAGTGA
- a CDS encoding phosphoglycerate kinase: MQTVDQFNFNNEKVLMRVDFNVPLNDNMDIVDDSRIRAAVPTIQKVLHDGGALILMSHLGRPKEGTEDRFSLKHLIARIAELTGAKVLFANDCIGAEAIQKAEELQAGGILLLENLRFHKAETKGDIDFAHKLAQLGTFYVNDAFGTAHRAHASTAIIAQFFSHKKCFGFLMANEISNAQKVLSNPQKPFTAIVGGAKVSDKLLIIENLMNLAQNILIGGGMAFTFAKAQGGKIGNSLCEDDRIDLCKELIHKAKSKGVNLVLPVDSIVADKFAPDANSAQASNDNIPDGWMGLDIGEKSMLEFCSIIEKSKTVLWNGPMGVFEMDKFSKGTQKVAEALATATKQGAFTLIGGGDSAAAIHKFGLANQVSYVSTGGGALLEYFEGKELPGIVAIEGSSSINA; the protein is encoded by the coding sequence ATGCAGACAGTAGATCAATTCAATTTTAACAACGAAAAAGTTTTAATGCGTGTGGATTTTAATGTTCCACTCAACGATAATATGGATATAGTGGATGATTCGCGTATAAGAGCGGCTGTTCCTACTATTCAAAAGGTGTTGCACGATGGTGGAGCACTGATTTTAATGTCTCATCTTGGGCGACCCAAAGAAGGTACCGAGGATAGATTTTCATTAAAACATCTAATAGCTCGGATTGCAGAATTGACGGGGGCTAAAGTGTTATTTGCCAATGACTGTATTGGTGCAGAAGCAATTCAGAAGGCAGAGGAGTTGCAAGCAGGGGGAATTCTATTGCTTGAAAATCTGCGTTTTCACAAGGCAGAAACAAAAGGAGATATTGATTTTGCACATAAGTTAGCACAATTAGGGACATTTTATGTCAATGATGCTTTCGGAACAGCACATCGTGCGCACGCTTCTACCGCAATTATTGCACAATTTTTTTCTCACAAAAAATGCTTTGGTTTTTTAATGGCAAATGAAATCTCCAATGCACAAAAAGTATTGTCAAATCCTCAGAAGCCTTTTACTGCAATAGTTGGAGGAGCTAAGGTGTCAGATAAGTTGCTCATCATTGAAAATTTAATGAATCTGGCGCAAAATATTTTAATAGGAGGAGGAATGGCATTTACATTTGCCAAAGCACAAGGTGGCAAAATAGGCAATTCGCTGTGTGAAGATGACAGGATTGACCTTTGCAAAGAATTGATTCACAAAGCAAAATCAAAAGGAGTGAATCTTGTTTTACCTGTGGATAGCATAGTTGCAGATAAATTTGCGCCTGATGCTAACTCTGCACAGGCTTCCAATGACAATATTCCGGACGGTTGGATGGGATTAGATATTGGTGAAAAGAGTATGCTTGAGTTCTGCTCCATTATTGAAAAGTCTAAGACTGTTTTATGGAACGGACCGATGGGCGTGTTTGAGATGGATAAATTTAGCAAAGGCACTCAGAAAGTTGCAGAGGCGTTAGCGACTGCCACAAAACAAGGTGCTTTTACATTGATTGGAGGCGGAGATAGTGCTGCGGCAATTCACAAATTCGGATTGGCAAATCAGGTGAGCTATGTAAGTACCGGTGGTGGGGCATTATTGGAATATTTTGAAGGTAAAGAACTACCTGGTATTGTTGCTATTGAAGGAAGTTCTTCAATTAATGCGTAA
- a CDS encoding class I SAM-dependent methyltransferase has translation MTPAITLGFPDSSWKEYRLIDCGNKCKIEQFGQYILIRPEPQAIWKPQLDMAVWYKMAHAEFVRKPDFKQNQLKEHEIEGGWKILKKMSENWTMNVTSGQNKIKIQLRMTGFGHVGVFPEQSANWDFLTNQIQKGQKVLNLFAYTGVASVAASMAGGLVTHIDSVKNVVNWGRENAESNNINNIRWIIEDAFKFAAREVSRGSKYDCIVLDPPAYGRGPKGEKWILEEKLDELMTMVKAILTPHGKLILNLYSLGYSPLLCFSMLLTHFPKRKIEVGELCIQSESGQFLPLSVYGRLV, from the coding sequence TTGACACCGGCTATAACACTTGGATTTCCTGATTCTTCATGGAAGGAATATCGTTTGATTGATTGTGGAAATAAGTGCAAAATTGAGCAATTTGGTCAATATATACTGATTCGTCCTGAGCCTCAAGCCATTTGGAAACCTCAATTAGATATGGCAGTTTGGTACAAAATGGCACATGCTGAATTTGTACGTAAACCTGATTTTAAACAAAATCAATTGAAGGAGCATGAAATAGAAGGTGGATGGAAGATACTAAAAAAAATGTCTGAGAACTGGACTATGAACGTTACATCCGGGCAAAACAAGATTAAGATTCAACTACGAATGACCGGGTTCGGGCATGTTGGAGTTTTTCCTGAACAAAGTGCAAATTGGGATTTTTTGACTAATCAAATTCAGAAAGGACAAAAGGTACTTAATTTATTTGCATACACAGGAGTTGCTTCTGTTGCAGCATCTATGGCAGGAGGCTTGGTTACACATATTGATTCAGTTAAAAATGTTGTGAATTGGGGGCGCGAGAATGCCGAAAGTAACAACATTAATAATATCCGATGGATAATAGAAGATGCCTTTAAGTTTGCTGCTCGCGAAGTAAGCAGAGGGAGTAAATACGATTGTATAGTGTTGGATCCGCCTGCTTATGGAAGAGGTCCAAAAGGGGAGAAGTGGATTTTAGAAGAAAAGTTAGACGAACTGATGACAATGGTCAAGGCTATATTAACACCACACGGAAAATTGATTTTAAACCTTTATTCATTAGGATACTCACCATTGTTGTGCTTTAGTATGTTATTGACACATTTTCCCAAAAGAAAGATTGAAGTTGGAGAGTTGTGTATTCAGTCAGAAAGCGGTCAATTCTTACCTTTGAGTGTATATGGACGGTTGGTGTAG
- a CDS encoding NAD-dependent epimerase/dehydratase family protein has protein sequence MRLVTGATGMVGSYITCHLLSQGHKVRALKRKQTSTVWFHRIAKSCGLSDKVIAEQLEWVEGDLGDIHSLEHALQGVELVYHCAAVVTFKKDEAENLFHTNVTGTANLVNVCLSTKVRKLCYISSIAALSRKKNNEQIDETAEWEDSKLNSNYAKSKFLGELEVWRGQEEGLEVVVVNPGFILGFGNPDRGSASLFKKIAKGFSFYTQGVNGYVDIIDVAKASIQLGESDIKGERFVLVGFNISYKELFFSIAEAMGKKPPKFEVKRWMGKLAVLFLNVFAKIGLRTEFVTPETITNSMSKYYYYADKVINQINFNFTPKEQTIKRITQEFKQY, from the coding sequence ATGCGTTTAGTTACAGGAGCAACGGGGATGGTGGGCAGTTACATCACCTGCCATCTACTATCACAAGGACACAAAGTGCGTGCATTGAAACGTAAACAAACATCTACCGTTTGGTTTCACCGTATTGCCAAGAGTTGTGGATTATCAGACAAAGTGATTGCCGAACAACTTGAATGGGTTGAAGGCGATTTGGGAGACATCCATAGTCTCGAACATGCGCTTCAAGGAGTTGAACTTGTTTATCATTGTGCAGCTGTTGTAACATTTAAAAAAGATGAAGCAGAAAATCTCTTTCATACAAATGTAACAGGAACGGCTAATTTAGTCAATGTGTGTCTTAGTACCAAGGTCAGGAAACTCTGCTATATCAGTTCCATTGCAGCATTATCCAGAAAAAAGAACAACGAACAGATAGATGAAACCGCTGAATGGGAAGATTCAAAACTCAATTCTAACTACGCAAAGAGTAAATTCTTGGGCGAACTTGAAGTGTGGAGAGGACAAGAAGAAGGATTAGAGGTAGTGGTCGTAAATCCGGGATTTATTCTTGGATTTGGCAACCCTGACAGAGGCTCTGCGTCTTTGTTCAAGAAAATCGCAAAGGGTTTCTCATTTTACACCCAAGGTGTGAACGGATATGTTGACATTATTGATGTAGCAAAAGCTAGCATTCAGTTGGGGGAAAGTGATATCAAGGGAGAGAGATTCGTGTTGGTTGGATTTAATATTTCCTACAAAGAATTGTTCTTTTCAATTGCTGAAGCAATGGGCAAAAAACCACCAAAATTTGAAGTAAAAAGATGGATGGGAAAATTGGCAGTTTTATTTTTAAATGTATTCGCCAAAATAGGATTACGAACGGAATTTGTAACCCCTGAGACAATTACAAATTCAATGAGCAAATATTATTATTATGCAGACAAAGTAATAAACCAGATAAATTTCAATTTTACTCCAAAAGAACAAACAATAAAAAGGATTACGCAGGAGTTTAAACAGTATTAA
- a CDS encoding lipocalin family protein — MKHTLTLMVMAMVVAFTACKKDKKDNNSGGGTTVTAQLEGITWKLTNPEDLFGGELDTTGGASVTINMTLTFKKFNTGADSVYTYTSFTITMPGLPPMNDEETTVGTYVKDGNKLTITDEDGESGEATILELTTTKLNLEVEVDDEDDNGDPITRKVVLKFVKS; from the coding sequence ATGAAACACACATTAACACTGATGGTAATGGCTATGGTTGTAGCCTTTACAGCTTGCAAAAAAGATAAAAAGGACAATAACTCAGGAGGCGGTACAACAGTTACTGCACAACTTGAAGGCATTACCTGGAAATTGACCAATCCCGAAGATTTGTTTGGAGGCGAATTGGATACAACAGGTGGTGCTTCTGTTACGATTAACATGACGCTTACTTTTAAAAAATTTAATACCGGTGCAGACTCTGTTTACACATATACTTCTTTTACTATTACTATGCCCGGGTTGCCTCCAATGAATGATGAAGAGACAACCGTTGGTACTTATGTTAAGGATGGAAATAAACTGACTATCACTGATGAAGATGGAGAATCAGGCGAAGCAACCATTCTTGAATTAACTACAACAAAACTGAATTTAGAAGTTGAAGTAGATGATGAGGATGATAATGGCGATCCAATCACAAGAAAAGTGGTGTTAAAGTTTGTAAAATCATAA